Proteins from a genomic interval of Vreelandella profundi:
- a CDS encoding GNAT family N-acetyltransferase translates to MTNTEEHQTAVPTSARVIYRAALARDAADQAEVFYHAVMQGAATHYTLSERRAWAQALPREGSAWAVRQALYTTLVATCDGRCIGFLELDLSTGRVETLYVWPSLAGRGIGTTLLVHAERMLLEEGKGRVEIEASLVLYERLLRRGWESHGEQWVERSGERLQRYRLSKSLSAVET, encoded by the coding sequence ATGACCAATACCGAGGAGCACCAAACAGCAGTGCCCACCAGTGCGCGAGTGATTTATCGCGCGGCGCTGGCCCGCGACGCGGCTGATCAGGCGGAAGTGTTTTATCACGCTGTAATGCAGGGCGCGGCGACCCACTACACGCTCTCCGAGAGACGTGCGTGGGCTCAGGCCTTGCCGCGTGAGGGCAGCGCGTGGGCCGTTCGCCAAGCGCTGTATACCACGCTAGTAGCTACTTGCGATGGCCGGTGTATCGGGTTTCTGGAATTGGACTTATCCACAGGGCGAGTTGAGACGCTTTATGTATGGCCTTCATTGGCAGGCCGCGGCATTGGTACGACGCTGCTTGTCCACGCAGAGCGCATGTTGCTTGAAGAAGGCAAGGGGCGGGTGGAGATAGAGGCCAGCCTGGTGCTGTATGAACGCCTGCTGCGCCGCGGCTGGGAGAGCCACGGTGAACAGTGGGTAGAGCGCAGCGGAGAACGACTCCAGCGTTACCGGCTGTCAAAGTCTCTTAGCGCCGTTGAAACGTAG
- the tsaA gene encoding tRNA (N6-threonylcarbamoyladenosine(37)-N6)-methyltransferase TrmO, with protein sequence MDDALHSEHFTLSPIGHVVSDYPDKFGIPRQPGLAPAARATLVLTPPYNDPLAVRGLEDFSHLWLTFVFHQSPERWSPLIRPPRLGGNKKVGVFASRSTHRPNRLGLSLVALTDINTQDGVTLTLSGCDLVSGTPVLDIKPYLPWVEALPDARAGFAPETPSLIAVTFHPSALATLAQRQDGGILYALIEQVLRQDPRPAYQQKDTASGRLYGVRLRDVDVKFQQCQKSEATTLEVVAIESYEQQ encoded by the coding sequence ATGGACGACGCCCTGCACAGCGAGCATTTTACGCTCTCTCCCATTGGCCATGTGGTGAGCGATTACCCGGACAAGTTCGGGATTCCGCGCCAGCCTGGGCTCGCACCGGCCGCACGGGCCACGCTGGTACTCACGCCCCCTTATAACGACCCGTTAGCAGTGCGCGGCCTGGAAGATTTCAGCCATCTGTGGCTAACCTTTGTTTTTCATCAAAGCCCTGAGCGCTGGTCGCCGCTAATACGGCCACCGCGCCTGGGAGGCAACAAAAAGGTAGGCGTTTTTGCCAGCCGCAGCACGCATCGCCCGAATCGCTTAGGGCTTTCACTGGTCGCTTTAACGGACATTAATACTCAAGACGGCGTGACGCTGACGCTGTCGGGCTGCGACTTGGTCAGCGGTACACCGGTGCTGGATATAAAACCCTACCTGCCCTGGGTGGAGGCGCTGCCTGATGCGCGCGCTGGGTTTGCGCCAGAGACGCCGTCACTGATTGCAGTCACTTTTCATCCATCGGCGCTGGCTACGCTTGCGCAACGGCAGGATGGCGGCATATTGTACGCGCTAATAGAACAAGTGTTGAGACAAGACCCGAGACCGGCTTACCAGCAAAAAGACACGGCCTCTGGCCGCCTATACGGAGTACGCCTTCGTGATGTGGACGTTAAGTTTCAGCAATGCCAAAAAAGCGAAGCCACCACGCTAGAGGTGGTGGCTATCGAATCTTACGAGCAGCAATAA
- the purC gene encoding phosphoribosylaminoimidazolesuccinocarboxamide synthase, translating to MEKRQELYAGKAKSVYTTDDPDLLVLNFRDDTSAFDGKKVESLARKGMVNNIFNAFIMERLQEAGIPTHFEKQLSDTESLVKKMQMIPVECVVRNIAAGGLVKRLGIEEGIALTPPTFELFLKNDEKGDPMINESLAETFGWATPEQLAQMKVLTFKVNHVLKALFAEGDMLLVDYKLEFGVFKGEIVLGDEFSPDGCRLWDANTREKLDKDRFRQGLGGVIEAYEEVGRRLGITFPA from the coding sequence ATGGAAAAGCGCCAAGAACTCTACGCCGGTAAGGCGAAATCTGTGTATACCACCGACGATCCGGATTTGTTGGTGCTCAATTTTCGGGATGACACCAGCGCCTTTGATGGCAAAAAAGTGGAGTCGCTGGCCCGTAAGGGAATGGTCAATAACATCTTTAACGCTTTCATTATGGAGCGGTTACAGGAAGCCGGTATCCCGACCCATTTTGAAAAGCAGCTTTCTGACACGGAGAGCTTAGTTAAAAAGATGCAGATGATTCCCGTCGAGTGCGTGGTGCGCAATATCGCCGCTGGGGGCCTCGTTAAACGGTTAGGCATTGAAGAGGGGATAGCGCTTACCCCGCCAACCTTCGAGCTGTTCTTGAAGAATGACGAGAAGGGCGACCCGATGATAAACGAGTCGTTAGCGGAGACGTTTGGCTGGGCAACGCCCGAGCAGTTAGCGCAAATGAAGGTGTTAACCTTTAAGGTTAATCATGTCCTCAAAGCGCTGTTCGCTGAGGGCGATATGCTGCTAGTGGATTACAAGCTGGAATTTGGCGTATTCAAAGGCGAGATAGTGCTGGGCGATGAGTTCTCCCCGGATGGCTGCCGTCTATGGGACGCTAACACCCGTGAAAAGCTCGATAAAGATCGCTTCCGTCAGGGGCTAGGCGGTGTGATTGAGGCCTACGAAGAAGTTGGCCGTCGCCTGGGTATTACGTTCCCCGCCTAA
- the bamC gene encoding outer membrane protein assembly factor BamC: MSSVLEKRALKWIPLALATAVTLTGCARDGFYDDRNLDYTEATSAPPLILPETRNTERYRDALPVPQAASQGTRLDEAADIRPPQSLTIGSGLEPEYVERREVGDQVWLVVAADTGTVWPQLEEFVRSRQLSVQDSSASQGIIVTSQADIRLQSALRSGSSEVRCERGGQTMASCLDALESHLSSRSASASLSSSWTAQRLTDEQTLQIRQQGDEWEVVIPQSIDRVWAELNHYLELDFAQEGQRDLLAADPDGHSFLVEYMTKAESERNPLQIIFSRDVRKMSQEIRLALQSNGDQTVLRAINAGERAFSADDQRELLERVSGYLR; this comes from the coding sequence ATGAGCTCTGTGCTTGAAAAACGTGCGCTTAAATGGATACCGCTGGCTCTTGCAACGGCCGTCACACTAACAGGCTGCGCGCGGGATGGTTTTTACGATGACCGCAACCTGGACTATACCGAAGCCACTTCGGCACCGCCGTTGATATTGCCAGAGACCCGTAATACCGAGCGCTACCGCGATGCGCTGCCGGTCCCTCAAGCGGCATCTCAAGGTACACGGCTTGACGAGGCAGCCGATATTCGCCCTCCGCAGTCACTGACGATTGGCAGTGGGCTAGAGCCTGAGTATGTTGAGCGCCGCGAAGTGGGTGATCAAGTCTGGCTAGTGGTCGCGGCTGATACCGGTACCGTGTGGCCGCAGCTCGAAGAGTTTGTGCGTAGCCGTCAACTGTCCGTGCAGGACAGCAGCGCCTCGCAGGGCATTATCGTTACATCACAGGCGGATATACGGCTACAAAGCGCACTGCGCTCCGGTAGCAGTGAAGTGCGCTGTGAGCGTGGCGGGCAAACCATGGCGAGCTGCTTGGATGCATTGGAAAGCCATTTGAGCTCGCGCAGCGCATCCGCAAGCTTGTCTTCTTCGTGGACTGCTCAGCGCCTTACCGATGAGCAAACGTTACAAATCCGCCAGCAGGGCGATGAGTGGGAAGTCGTTATTCCACAGTCGATAGACCGCGTTTGGGCTGAGCTGAACCACTATCTTGAATTGGATTTTGCCCAGGAAGGTCAGCGTGATTTGCTCGCCGCTGACCCCGACGGGCACTCATTCCTGGTCGAATATATGACCAAAGCCGAGAGTGAGCGCAACCCGTTACAAATTATCTTCAGCCGCGATGTTCGCAAGATGTCTCAAGAAATTCGCCTGGCTCTGCAGTCCAATGGCGACCAGACCGTTCTGCGAGCCATTAATGCTGGCGAGCGTGCATTCAGCGCCGATGATCAGCGCGAGCTGCTAGAGCGTGTTTCCGGCTATTTACGTTAA
- the dapA gene encoding 4-hydroxy-tetrahydrodipicolinate synthase has protein sequence MITGSIVALATPMKVNGDIDWEALRRLVNFHLENGTDAIVAAGTTGEPTTMSFAEHFDVIRSVVEEVNGRIPVIAGTGANATSEAVELARYAGEVGADYCLSVCPYYNKPTQEGLYQHFKAVAEGSKLPVILYNVPSRTCSDLYNETVLRLAEVDNIIGLKDATGNLERAEDLITRLKGTGFMLYSGDDATACDFMLMGGHGDISVTANVAPQAMHDLCAAAVAGDADKAHQINTLLMPLHTNLGIESNPIPVKWALNRMGYADAGIRLPMTWLSEKYHATVSEALQLAGVVEE, from the coding sequence ATGATCACAGGCAGCATCGTCGCCCTGGCGACGCCAATGAAAGTCAATGGCGACATCGACTGGGAGGCGCTTCGTCGTCTAGTGAATTTCCATCTCGAGAATGGCACCGATGCCATTGTTGCTGCTGGCACTACAGGCGAGCCGACCACCATGTCGTTTGCGGAGCACTTTGATGTGATTCGCAGCGTCGTGGAAGAAGTGAATGGCCGTATTCCTGTGATTGCAGGAACGGGGGCCAACGCAACGTCTGAAGCCGTTGAGCTTGCGCGCTACGCCGGTGAAGTAGGCGCTGACTACTGTCTGTCCGTCTGCCCTTACTACAACAAGCCTACCCAAGAAGGCCTTTATCAGCATTTTAAAGCGGTCGCCGAGGGCAGCAAGCTGCCGGTGATCCTCTATAACGTGCCGAGCCGTACCTGCTCCGATCTGTACAATGAAACGGTCTTACGCCTGGCCGAAGTAGATAATATTATTGGTTTAAAGGACGCGACGGGGAACCTCGAGCGTGCGGAAGATCTAATCACTCGCCTCAAGGGCACTGGCTTTATGCTCTACTCTGGTGACGATGCGACCGCCTGTGACTTTATGTTGATGGGTGGTCACGGCGATATTTCAGTGACGGCTAACGTAGCCCCGCAAGCGATGCATGATCTATGTGCCGCGGCGGTGGCGGGTGATGCCGATAAAGCGCATCAAATTAATACGCTGCTGATGCCGCTGCATACCAATCTCGGGATAGAGTCCAACCCTATTCCGGTGAAATGGGCATTGAATCGCATGGGCTATGCCGATGCGGGCATTCGTTTGCCGATGACTTGGTTGTCAGAAAAATATCACGCCACGGTTAGTGAAGCGCTTCAGCTCGCGGGTGTGGTGGAGGAGTAA
- a CDS encoding peroxiredoxin yields MPIEVGQPVADFSATATGDITVTLSALRGKNVVVYFYPKASTPGCTTEGGDFRDRKPAFDAANTVILGVSRDSLRAQENFKAKQDFNFELISDQDESVCTLFDVIKLKKMYGKEHLGIERSTFLIDKDGKLANEWRGVKVAGHADEVLAATEALNAAS; encoded by the coding sequence ATGCCTATTGAAGTCGGCCAGCCCGTTGCAGATTTCTCCGCCACCGCTACTGGCGACATCACCGTGACGCTGTCGGCACTGCGCGGCAAAAACGTCGTCGTTTACTTCTACCCGAAAGCCAGCACGCCCGGCTGCACCACCGAGGGCGGTGACTTCCGTGACCGCAAGCCGGCATTCGATGCCGCCAACACGGTTATTCTAGGAGTTTCTCGCGATAGCCTGCGTGCTCAGGAAAACTTTAAGGCCAAGCAGGATTTCAATTTTGAGCTTATCTCTGACCAGGATGAAAGCGTTTGTACGCTTTTTGACGTTATCAAGCTAAAGAAAATGTACGGCAAAGAGCATCTGGGGATTGAACGCAGCACCTTCTTAATCGACAAAGACGGCAAGCTAGCCAACGAGTGGCGCGGCGTTAAAGTAGCGGGTCACGCCGACGAGGTGCTTGCTGCAACCGAAGCGCTCAACGCGGCCAGCTAA
- a CDS encoding AI-2E family transporter, translating into MTLRTILKSWVERYFSDEEALILLVVLVAGFAAIIWFGRMLAPFFTALVVAFLLQGVVSALTRRGVPHLLAVIMIFLAFISVLLTLAFILMPLIWNQLVGLVQETPRMFASGQGWLDELQARYPNIITPDLMQNWIGVASREISQLGQRALTLSLASLGNIMSLIIYLVLVPILVFFMLKDSNVLVGFMLSLLPQKRTLLSRIWREMDNQIANYIRGKFIEIIIVGTVTFFVFTLLGVPYTALLAVLVGFSVLVPYIGAAVATLPVAAVAGFNFGFSEEFMYVMVAYGVIQALDGNVLAPILFSETNNIHPVSIIVAVLFFGGIWGFWGVFFAIPLATLLKALVYAWPRSIQGRDQSIVLQGHGPQGDVLQAPGPKG; encoded by the coding sequence ATGACTCTGCGCACGATTCTAAAAAGCTGGGTTGAGCGCTACTTCTCTGATGAGGAGGCGCTTATCCTGCTGGTGGTATTAGTGGCAGGTTTTGCTGCGATTATCTGGTTCGGACGCATGCTGGCGCCGTTTTTTACCGCCCTGGTCGTCGCGTTTTTACTGCAAGGTGTGGTGAGCGCGCTTACTCGCAGAGGCGTCCCGCACCTGCTCGCGGTCATCATGATTTTTTTAGCTTTTATCAGCGTATTACTGACGCTGGCGTTTATTTTGATGCCGCTGATTTGGAATCAGTTGGTGGGGCTGGTGCAAGAGACGCCGCGAATGTTTGCTAGTGGCCAGGGCTGGCTGGATGAGCTGCAGGCGCGCTACCCGAATATTATTACCCCGGATCTTATGCAGAACTGGATTGGCGTGGCCAGTCGCGAGATTAGCCAGCTGGGCCAGCGTGCCTTAACGCTGTCGCTGGCCTCGCTGGGTAATATCATGTCGCTGATTATTTACCTGGTACTGGTGCCGATTTTGGTTTTCTTTATGCTGAAGGACAGCAACGTACTAGTCGGCTTTATGCTTTCGCTACTGCCGCAGAAGCGCACGCTGCTGTCGCGGATATGGCGTGAGATGGATAATCAAATTGCCAACTACATTCGCGGCAAGTTCATCGAAATAATTATTGTGGGCACGGTGACGTTCTTTGTCTTCACCCTCCTGGGCGTGCCGTATACGGCGCTGCTCGCTGTGCTGGTAGGGTTTTCAGTGTTGGTGCCCTACATCGGCGCGGCAGTGGCTACGCTGCCCGTTGCGGCAGTCGCAGGCTTTAACTTCGGTTTTAGTGAAGAGTTCATGTATGTGATGGTGGCTTATGGCGTTATTCAAGCGCTGGATGGCAACGTGCTGGCTCCGATCCTGTTCTCTGAAACGAATAATATTCACCCCGTTTCGATCATCGTAGCGGTGCTGTTTTTTGGCGGCATTTGGGGCTTCTGGGGCGTGTTCTTTGCGATCCCATTGGCGACACTGCTTAAAGCGCTGGTTTACGCCTGGCCGCGCAGCATACAGGGGCGTGATCAGTCTATTGTTTTACAAGGCCACGGGCCACAGGGCGATGTTCTGCAAGCCCCTGGTCCAAAAGGGTAA
- a CDS encoding sulfurtransferase TusA family protein, with translation MSKQERPEPTGGFQPDTVLDASGLHCPLPLLKAKQALAGLSAGELLEVRSTDAGSWRDMASFAEQSAHTLEGREQRDDVYVYWIRKAGDAHR, from the coding sequence ATGTCTAAGCAAGAACGGCCTGAGCCAACGGGTGGCTTTCAGCCCGACACGGTGCTAGACGCTAGCGGTCTACACTGCCCGCTGCCTTTGCTAAAGGCCAAGCAGGCCTTGGCCGGCCTGTCAGCAGGGGAGCTGCTTGAGGTGCGTTCAACCGACGCCGGCTCGTGGCGCGATATGGCGTCATTCGCCGAGCAAAGCGCGCACACGCTGGAAGGGCGCGAGCAGCGCGACGATGTTTATGTTTACTGGATACGTAAAGCGGGAGACGCGCACCGATGA
- a CDS encoding M48 family metalloprotease yields MLPLRTAYPGWICAFACACGSLLFSPPSAAINDYGLPSLGAASTSVSNEEYRLGRAWLRQFRAQAPQWQDPITNDYLQSLIARLAPHSQISGLRTITVMVDNGSLNAFAVPGGVVGINSGLFAFAEDEGAFASVLAHELGHLSQRHYARGSARASQTQLPAMAAMLAGMLIAASGAGDVGMAAAMGSQAALIQDQLSYSRLFEQEADNIGLQAMASAGYDPEAMVRMFRAMQRMSRLQGDTPPEFLLTHPISDSRLSAAQARAAQLNIADAYTSDTLYDMIRARALLSLYANTPQRAATRLAQEGGEQAAQDYLAALIAARNGQNDSALEQLDKLANEHPDFAMLPASAASVALEAGRYDDAIQRSQRLLRFMPSYLPAQLILAEAQLQRDPQAAYQLLNDITAQNPEDPQGFNLLAEAAGRSGHNGWGHLARAEYLQLTGSVDRGIRQLSIAKDAAEREYDDRALARIEQRREDFIEYREALEDFN; encoded by the coding sequence ATGCTGCCCCTTCGTACTGCTTACCCAGGTTGGATATGTGCGTTCGCTTGCGCCTGCGGCAGCTTACTGTTTAGCCCGCCAAGCGCGGCTATCAACGACTACGGCTTGCCGAGCCTAGGCGCAGCGTCTACATCGGTGAGTAATGAAGAGTATCGTTTGGGACGCGCCTGGCTGCGTCAGTTTCGTGCCCAAGCCCCCCAGTGGCAAGACCCTATTACCAATGATTATTTACAAAGCCTCATTGCCCGCCTAGCGCCGCATAGCCAAATTAGCGGGCTGCGCACGATCACCGTCATGGTGGATAACGGCTCACTTAACGCCTTTGCCGTCCCCGGCGGCGTGGTGGGCATTAATTCGGGGCTCTTCGCATTCGCGGAGGATGAAGGCGCCTTTGCCTCGGTGTTAGCCCATGAGCTAGGCCACCTTTCGCAACGCCACTATGCCCGAGGCAGCGCCCGCGCGTCGCAGACTCAACTGCCCGCCATGGCCGCCATGCTGGCCGGCATGCTCATCGCCGCGAGTGGCGCCGGCGATGTCGGCATGGCGGCCGCCATGGGCTCTCAAGCAGCGCTCATTCAAGACCAGCTCAGCTACTCGCGACTGTTTGAACAAGAGGCCGACAACATAGGCTTACAGGCGATGGCTAGCGCTGGCTACGACCCAGAAGCCATGGTGCGCATGTTTAGAGCAATGCAGCGCATGTCTCGCCTGCAGGGTGACACGCCGCCCGAGTTTTTACTGACTCACCCCATCTCAGACAGCCGGTTAAGCGCCGCGCAAGCCCGTGCCGCGCAGCTTAATATTGCCGATGCCTATACCAGCGACACGCTCTACGACATGATACGCGCCCGTGCGCTGCTGAGCCTTTATGCCAACACGCCCCAGCGTGCAGCCACACGCCTTGCCCAGGAAGGCGGTGAACAAGCCGCTCAGGACTATTTAGCCGCGCTAATCGCCGCCCGCAACGGTCAGAACGATAGCGCCTTAGAACAGCTGGATAAGCTTGCCAACGAGCACCCCGACTTTGCCATGCTGCCCGCCTCCGCCGCGAGCGTCGCGCTAGAAGCAGGCCGCTACGATGATGCCATTCAGCGCAGTCAGCGACTGCTACGTTTTATGCCCAGCTACTTGCCGGCTCAACTGATATTGGCTGAAGCGCAGCTGCAGCGTGACCCTCAGGCGGCTTATCAACTGCTCAACGACATTACGGCTCAGAACCCCGAAGACCCACAGGGCTTTAATCTGCTCGCCGAAGCTGCCGGCCGCAGCGGGCATAACGGCTGGGGGCATTTAGCCCGCGCAGAGTATCTCCAACTAACCGGCAGCGTGGACCGTGGCATTCGACAGCTTTCCATCGCCAAAGATGCCGCTGAACGTGAGTACGATGATCGAGCACTGGCGCGCATTGAACAGCGCCGTGAAGACTTCATTGAATATCGTGAAGCACTGGAGGATTTTAATTAA
- the nadA gene encoding quinolinate synthase NadA codes for MTIMTLQAERDVPLPIAYCPTRIAAKDQARVEDIKRLLKIHNAVLVAHYYTDDAIQQLAEETGGCVADSLEMARFGARHAATTLVVAGVRFMGETAKILSPEKRVLMPTLEATCSLDIGCPADEFSAFCDAHPDRTIVVYANTSAAVKARADWVVTSSIAVEVIEHLQARGEKTLWAPDKHLGGYIQNKTGADMLMWGGACIVHEEFKAKGIEDLKRIYPDAAVLVHPESPEPVVRLADVAGSTSQLIKAAKELPNDRLIVATDRGIFFKMQQAVPHKTLFEAPTAGSGATCRSCAHCPWMAMNALDNLAGALREGSGEIRVDEPLRLKALKPLERMLNFNI; via the coding sequence ATGACTATAATGACTTTGCAGGCAGAGCGTGACGTTCCGTTGCCCATTGCCTATTGCCCGACCCGTATTGCTGCAAAAGATCAGGCTCGGGTTGAGGATATTAAGCGGCTACTGAAAATCCATAATGCCGTGTTGGTTGCTCACTATTACACCGATGATGCGATACAGCAGCTTGCAGAAGAGACCGGCGGCTGTGTCGCTGATTCGTTGGAGATGGCTCGCTTTGGTGCCCGCCATGCGGCTACAACGCTGGTTGTGGCCGGTGTTCGCTTTATGGGTGAAACCGCCAAGATACTTTCGCCTGAAAAGCGCGTTTTAATGCCCACCTTAGAGGCGACCTGTTCACTGGATATTGGCTGCCCGGCTGATGAGTTCAGCGCTTTCTGTGATGCGCACCCTGATCGTACGATAGTGGTCTATGCCAACACGTCGGCGGCGGTTAAAGCGCGCGCCGATTGGGTGGTGACGTCTTCGATTGCGGTTGAGGTCATTGAGCATCTGCAGGCTCGGGGCGAGAAAACCCTCTGGGCGCCCGATAAGCATCTGGGTGGCTACATTCAAAACAAGACCGGCGCGGATATGCTGATGTGGGGCGGTGCCTGTATCGTTCATGAGGAGTTTAAGGCCAAGGGCATTGAGGATCTTAAGCGCATCTATCCAGATGCAGCGGTGCTGGTGCATCCCGAGTCGCCAGAGCCAGTGGTGAGGCTTGCTGACGTGGCAGGCTCCACGTCTCAGCTAATCAAAGCGGCAAAAGAGCTGCCTAACGATAGGCTGATTGTGGCAACTGATAGAGGCATCTTTTTCAAGATGCAGCAGGCGGTGCCGCATAAAACGCTGTTTGAAGCACCGACGGCCGGTAGTGGCGCAACCTGTCGCAGCTGCGCGCACTGCCCCTGGATGGCAATGAACGCTTTAGACAATCTGGCAGGGGCATTGCGAGAAGGAAGCGGCGAGATTCGGGTGGATGAGCCGCTGCGGTTAAAAGCGCTAAAGCCGCTTGAGCGAATGCTGAACTTTAATATTTAG
- the rluB gene encoding 23S rRNA pseudouridine(2605) synthase RluB, translating into MSQNDTTTPPAGEKLQKVLARAGLGSRREMETAISDGRVKVNGKVAKLGDRVEARNNVSFDDRPVTLRSEEEVPRRVIMYNKPEGELCTRKDPEGRRTVFDRLPRLKGERWIAVGRLDINTSGLLLFTTDGELANRLMHPSTQVEREYAVRVMGEVKREHILAMADGVMLDDGPARFTDIQEFGGEGINTWFHVVILEGRNREVRRLWESQALTVSRLKRVRYGNIFIDKRAKAGEWIELTQGEVDDLSTLAGLETRKVPVLTPDEKNRWNRDKHKRKPVQTMRKPKSR; encoded by the coding sequence ATGAGTCAGAATGATACGACGACGCCCCCAGCTGGCGAAAAGCTGCAAAAAGTTTTAGCCCGCGCAGGCCTTGGCTCGCGGCGTGAAATGGAAACGGCGATTTCCGATGGCCGCGTTAAAGTGAATGGCAAGGTGGCTAAGCTGGGTGATCGCGTTGAAGCGCGGAATAACGTCAGCTTTGATGATCGACCGGTAACGCTGCGCTCGGAAGAGGAAGTGCCGCGTCGTGTGATCATGTACAACAAGCCGGAAGGCGAGCTGTGCACTCGTAAAGACCCTGAAGGTCGACGTACCGTATTTGACCGCTTGCCGCGCTTAAAAGGCGAGCGTTGGATAGCGGTTGGACGCCTGGATATCAACACCAGTGGTTTACTGCTATTCACGACGGATGGCGAATTAGCCAACCGGCTGATGCATCCCTCGACCCAAGTAGAGCGCGAATACGCGGTCCGCGTGATGGGGGAAGTGAAACGCGAGCACATCCTAGCGATGGCTGATGGCGTCATGTTGGATGATGGTCCGGCTCGCTTTACCGATATACAAGAGTTTGGCGGTGAGGGGATCAACACCTGGTTCCACGTCGTCATTCTAGAGGGGCGTAACCGCGAAGTGCGTCGCCTGTGGGAGTCTCAGGCGCTGACGGTTAGCCGTCTGAAACGCGTGCGCTATGGCAACATCTTTATCGATAAGCGCGCCAAAGCCGGTGAATGGATTGAGCTTACGCAGGGTGAGGTAGATGACTTGTCTACCTTGGCCGGCTTGGAAACCCGTAAAGTACCCGTGTTAACGCCGGACGAGAAGAACCGCTGGAATCGCGATAAACATAAGCGCAAGCCAGTACAGACAATGCGTAAGCCTAAGAGCCGCTGA
- the scpB gene encoding SMC-Scp complex subunit ScpB: MTSAPTGLDEIVEAALLAAGEPLPLERLQTLFVSGECPSPREFRQVLERLQQRHSEGALELLETVSGYQLRIRPRLSQWVSRLWDERPQRYSRALLETLALIAYRQPVTRGDIEEVRGVSVSSSIMRTLMERGWIRVVGHRDVPGRPAVYATTRSFLDDFGLKTLDALPPMHTLANWDDGELPEKSPDVASEGLDETLKTVQDAPPKVDEIATAEITTAEIADTHAETALTQPLSFADLEARLAARAQRVDDDDSARTQTNDVRSDDHESE, encoded by the coding sequence ATGACTAGCGCGCCCACCGGGCTAGACGAAATTGTAGAAGCGGCGCTGTTAGCCGCTGGCGAGCCGTTACCGCTAGAGCGTTTACAAACACTTTTTGTTAGCGGCGAATGCCCATCCCCGCGCGAGTTTCGTCAAGTGCTTGAGCGGCTTCAGCAGCGCCATTCTGAAGGTGCACTGGAGTTGTTAGAAACGGTCTCTGGCTATCAGCTGCGTATTCGTCCGCGTCTATCGCAGTGGGTGTCGCGGCTGTGGGATGAGCGTCCTCAGCGCTATTCGCGGGCCCTGCTGGAAACGCTAGCGTTGATTGCCTATCGCCAGCCGGTCACCCGAGGCGATATTGAAGAGGTTCGCGGCGTCAGCGTAAGCAGCTCTATCATGCGGACCTTGATGGAGCGCGGTTGGATTCGAGTTGTTGGCCATAGAGACGTGCCCGGGCGACCGGCTGTCTACGCCACCACACGCAGCTTTTTAGATGATTTTGGTTTGAAAACACTCGATGCGCTGCCGCCGATGCACACCCTGGCGAATTGGGATGATGGCGAGCTGCCTGAAAAGTCGCCTGACGTCGCTTCTGAAGGGCTAGACGAAACGCTAAAAACGGTGCAGGATGCGCCACCCAAAGTGGATGAGATAGCCACTGCTGAGATTACCACGGCTGAGATAGCCGATACGCACGCCGAGACGGCGTTAACCCAGCCGCTGAGCTTTGCCGATCTTGAAGCCCGGCTAGCGGCACGTGCGCAGCGCGTTGACGACGATGATAGCGCGCGCACGCAGACTAACGATGTGAGGTCAGATGACCATGAGTCAGAATGA